From a region of the Campylobacter sp. genome:
- the lptA gene encoding lipopolysaccharide transport periplasmic protein LptA — MVFNKRSKFHKLIFASALIAGFGATTLSAAQEQVEVTADNFFADEIKQISVLTGNVRIKKGAYDTLNSDKVTIYFDAKRQPTKYVATGNANFKILLNQKHYDGKGGMLTYDPTIEAYTLENNAYLHEAETKKEVYGDKIIVNRQKGTYEVKSGGSEKKPVRLIFQVEDQNK; from the coding sequence ATGGTATTTAATAAAAGATCAAAATTCCACAAACTAATATTCGCATCTGCGCTAATTGCGGGCTTTGGCGCGACTACTCTTAGCGCCGCGCAGGAGCAGGTCGAGGTCACGGCGGATAATTTTTTCGCCGACGAGATCAAGCAGATCAGCGTCCTAACAGGCAACGTCCGTATCAAAAAGGGCGCTTATGATACGCTAAATTCCGACAAAGTGACGATCTACTTCGACGCTAAACGCCAGCCTACTAAATATGTCGCGACCGGAAACGCAAATTTTAAAATTTTACTCAATCAGAAGCATTACGACGGCAAGGGCGGCATGCTGACCTACGATCCGACTATCGAGGCTTATACGCTTGAAAACAACGCCTATCTGCACGAAGCCGAGACCAAAAAGGAGGTTTACGGCGATAAGATCATCGTAAATCGCCAAAAGGGCACCTACGAAGTAAAAAGCGGCGGCAGCGAGAAAAAGCCCGTGCGTCTGATTTTTCAGGTCGAAGATCAAAACAAATGA
- the mrdA gene encoding penicillin-binding protein 2, translating into MRLKFVFAFVILFFSMLLVRIYYLSIKSNEFYEQVAKNNVISTEYIPPVRGQILDAKGRPLAINNLGFSLSIAPHLKDAALQSELNNISRYFKDLNVTAMSKSYKDANSAYNQDFIEVVPFLDYNATIQHFASLSLHENIKISPASQRFYPYGALASHIIGYVGRANKKDIQSNPLSALTGYNGRSGVEGYYNELLQGSKGERKTKVTALNQVVEEISMQEPSSSEISLTIDLELQKYLEEIFKDKDGVAIVMDLRDGAIIAAGSFPEYDLNTFVGGISQAQWDELIKDPRHPFTNKLVNGLYPPGSVIKMAVGMSFLNSGKINENWSVFCSGAIELGGRKFRCWKSWGHGRVSLVEAIKGSCDVYFYEGSLLVGIDYMSAYLQRLGFGSKTGVDLPNEFVGTMPNKAWKMQKFKRAWYQGETVNASIGQGDVLVTPMQVAKNTAQIASGKAITPHFLKSIDGKPVEFAPTELFTPKEKAQLPLVRRGMYEVGNNPDGGTAYKLIHTAVVPLAVKTGTAQVVGISQTTKKRMKEADMDYFHRSHAWMTSFGPYDKPQYAVTVLVEHGGGGGSAAGPVIMQIYEKLAQMGYIDANATTIKDSAKKTK; encoded by the coding sequence ATGAGGCTGAAGTTCGTATTTGCTTTCGTGATACTATTTTTTAGCATGCTTTTGGTTAGAATTTATTATCTTTCGATCAAATCAAACGAATTCTACGAGCAGGTCGCTAAAAACAACGTCATCTCCACCGAATACATCCCACCGGTGCGCGGTCAAATTTTAGACGCCAAAGGCCGCCCGCTTGCGATAAACAATCTCGGCTTTTCGCTATCGATCGCGCCGCATCTAAAAGACGCCGCGCTGCAAAGCGAGCTAAATAATATCTCGCGCTATTTCAAAGATCTCAACGTCACTGCGATGAGCAAGAGCTACAAGGACGCGAATTCCGCTTACAATCAAGACTTTATCGAAGTCGTGCCGTTTTTGGACTACAACGCCACGATACAGCATTTCGCGAGCTTGAGCCTGCACGAAAATATTAAAATTTCGCCCGCTTCGCAGCGCTTCTACCCTTACGGTGCGCTTGCTTCGCACATCATCGGCTACGTGGGCCGCGCCAATAAAAAGGATATCCAAAGTAACCCCCTAAGCGCGCTTACCGGATACAACGGCAGAAGCGGCGTCGAGGGGTATTATAACGAGCTTTTGCAGGGCAGCAAGGGCGAGCGCAAGACGAAGGTTACGGCGCTAAATCAGGTCGTAGAGGAGATCTCGATGCAAGAGCCCAGCAGCAGCGAAATTTCGCTTACCATCGATCTTGAGCTGCAAAAATACCTCGAGGAAATTTTTAAAGACAAGGACGGCGTAGCGATCGTGATGGATCTGCGCGACGGCGCTATCATCGCGGCGGGCAGCTTCCCCGAGTATGATCTAAACACCTTCGTGGGCGGAATTTCGCAGGCGCAGTGGGACGAGCTGATAAAAGACCCGCGCCATCCGTTTACGAATAAGCTCGTAAACGGCCTCTATCCGCCGGGCTCAGTAATTAAAATGGCCGTGGGGATGAGCTTTTTAAACAGCGGCAAGATCAACGAGAACTGGAGCGTGTTTTGCAGCGGCGCGATAGAGCTAGGGGGGCGTAAATTTCGCTGCTGGAAGAGCTGGGGTCACGGCCGCGTGAGCCTAGTAGAGGCGATTAAAGGCAGCTGCGACGTGTATTTTTACGAAGGCTCGCTGCTAGTGGGGATCGACTACATGTCCGCGTATCTGCAGCGTCTGGGGTTTGGTAGTAAAACAGGCGTCGATTTACCCAATGAGTTTGTAGGCACGATGCCTAATAAGGCCTGGAAAATGCAGAAATTTAAGCGCGCGTGGTATCAGGGCGAGACGGTCAATGCCTCGATCGGTCAAGGCGACGTGCTCGTAACCCCTATGCAGGTGGCGAAAAACACCGCGCAGATCGCCTCGGGCAAGGCTATCACGCCGCATTTTTTAAAAAGCATCGACGGCAAGCCGGTGGAATTTGCCCCTACCGAGCTTTTCACGCCGAAAGAAAAGGCTCAGCTGCCGCTCGTGCGACGCGGTATGTATGAGGTCGGCAACAACCCCGACGGAGGCACCGCCTACAAGCTCATCCATACCGCAGTCGTGCCTCTAGCGGTCAAGACGGGAACCGCGCAGGTCGTGGGCATCTCTCAGACCACCAAAAAGCGAATGAAAGAGGCCGATATGGACTACTTCCACCGCTCGCACGCCTGGATGACTAGCTTCGGGCCGTACGACAAGCCGCAATATGCCGTAACCGTACTAGTCGAACACGGCGGCGGCGGCGGAAGCGCGGCGGGTCCCGTGATAATGCAAATCTACGAAAAGCTCGCTCAGATGGGCTACATCGACGCCAACGCAACGACTATCAAAGACAGCGCAAAGAAAACGAAGTAG
- the cas1 gene encoding CRISPR-associated endonuclease Cas1, translating into MQKSDRTHFILSPGRLRRKDNNLYFDKFNDEGGILTSKILPINAIDEIYILARVELDTYAMAFLADNNILLHIFSAYQSFRGSFFPNTSNSVNKSGFVLLAQLRAFDDLSKRLFIAREITRVRILNATINCKAYGVSLNTTPHLDALARVCDIAAVMAVEGGFAKQYFAAWNEIIEDQRSFKFTTRSKRPPADKINALIGYVNTRIYNICLSEIYKTELDPRIGFLHEPNYRALSLHLDLAEIFKPILGDRLIFGMLNKREITAKDFETNAGRIRFGREAVQKIELKMIEKLSSCANVAGQSLTWRQIIRREANQIKKYVCEGVPYEGLVWR; encoded by the coding sequence ATGCAAAAATCGGATCGCACGCATTTTATTTTAAGCCCCGGCCGATTGCGCCGCAAAGATAATAATCTATACTTCGATAAATTTAACGACGAGGGCGGAATTTTAACTAGTAAAATTTTGCCGATTAACGCGATTGATGAAATTTATATTTTGGCGCGAGTGGAGCTTGATACCTATGCTATGGCATTTTTGGCCGATAATAACATTTTGCTTCATATTTTTAGCGCCTATCAGAGCTTCCGCGGCAGTTTTTTCCCAAATACTTCAAATTCTGTAAACAAAAGCGGCTTTGTGCTTTTGGCGCAGCTGCGGGCTTTTGATGATCTTTCTAAACGCCTTTTTATCGCTCGCGAGATTACTCGCGTTCGCATCTTAAATGCGACCATTAATTGCAAGGCTTATGGCGTCTCGCTCAATACTACGCCGCATCTGGATGCCCTAGCGCGCGTCTGCGACATAGCAGCGGTAATGGCAGTGGAAGGCGGCTTTGCCAAGCAATATTTCGCGGCCTGGAACGAAATCATCGAGGATCAGCGCAGTTTTAAATTTACGACGCGTTCCAAACGCCCGCCGGCAGATAAAATTAATGCCCTCATTGGCTATGTAAATACGCGCATTTATAACATCTGCCTCAGCGAAATTTACAAAACCGAGCTTGATCCGCGCATCGGCTTTTTACACGAGCCAAACTACCGCGCGTTAAGCCTGCATCTAGATCTTGCGGAGATTTTTAAGCCCATTTTAGGTGATAGATTAATTTTTGGAATGTTAAATAAACGCGAGATTACGGCAAAAGATTTTGAAACGAATGCGGGGCGTATTCGATTCGGTCGAGAAGCGGTGCAAAAAATCGAGCTAAAAATGATTGAGAAACTATCATCTTGCGCGAACGTAGCGGGACAGAGCTTAACCTGGCGTCAAATCATCCGTCGCGAGGCAAATCAGATTAAAAAATACGTCTGTGAAGGCGTGCCTTACGAGGGGCTGGTATGGCGGTAG
- a CDS encoding substrate-binding domain-containing protein, which translates to MKRAIIAIFLVFILAAFDFAFYRLVVKRYVNQSSAEMQAKSIELHKFLPFDEGSQIVRVSSSLKLSGDLPIIDGAAALYPVFSAFVAASYPKDSVEFDGRNFTNASRLKFSNTRGAYKAVSDGEADLIFVAAPSKQQLDYAREKGANLRFVPIGLEAFVFIVNANNKVSSLSVDQVRGIYSGQYSDWSQLGGERMRIDAVQRNAGSGSQSAFLKFMGETQPKRKITGFFGSAIGFSFRYYVEGIVRNGGVKMLSLNGAYPNKENIASRKYPLVAEIYAVYDENNKNENIRILIDWILSPQGQSIIENSGYVPIKG; encoded by the coding sequence ATGAAGCGTGCAATTATCGCCATTTTTCTGGTGTTTATCTTGGCGGCTTTCGATTTTGCGTTTTACCGCCTCGTCGTGAAGCGATACGTAAATCAAAGCAGCGCCGAGATGCAGGCCAAATCGATCGAGCTACATAAATTTCTGCCGTTTGATGAGGGCTCGCAGATCGTGCGCGTTAGCTCCAGTTTAAAACTTAGCGGCGATCTGCCGATAATCGACGGAGCAGCGGCTTTGTATCCCGTCTTTTCGGCATTCGTCGCGGCGAGCTATCCGAAGGACAGCGTGGAATTTGACGGGCGAAATTTCACGAATGCTAGCAGGCTCAAATTTAGCAACACTCGCGGCGCATACAAGGCCGTAAGCGACGGCGAGGCGGATCTGATATTCGTCGCCGCCCCTTCGAAGCAGCAGCTTGATTACGCGCGAGAAAAGGGCGCAAATTTACGCTTCGTGCCGATCGGGCTGGAGGCGTTCGTCTTTATCGTAAATGCAAATAACAAAGTTTCAAGCTTAAGCGTGGATCAGGTGCGAGGAATTTATTCGGGGCAATATAGCGACTGGTCGCAGCTCGGCGGCGAGCGAATGCGAATAGATGCCGTGCAGCGAAACGCGGGCAGCGGCAGCCAGAGCGCATTTTTGAAATTTATGGGCGAGACGCAGCCTAAGCGCAAGATCACGGGCTTTTTCGGTAGCGCGATCGGCTTTTCGTTTCGATACTACGTCGAGGGGATCGTGCGAAACGGCGGCGTGAAGATGCTTAGCCTAAACGGCGCGTATCCTAACAAAGAAAATATCGCTAGCCGCAAATACCCGCTCGTAGCCGAAATTTACGCGGTTTACGATGAAAACAACAAAAACGAAAATATCCGCATCTTGATAGATTGGATCCTTTCACCGCAGGGGCAAAGTATCATCGAAAATAGCGGCTACGTGCCGATTAAGGGCTAA
- the dsbD gene encoding protein-disulfide reductase DsbD, with amino-acid sequence MIRSLILAAFLLLGLGAEPLKPSDAFKLNAAAQSDSVTLSFDIADGVYLYQNEIKIFTDGAEVTNLINLPAATEYKDYKIYEGKFSITVPLGLVLANAADSDDFVLNGDFLGCTKAGFCYQPQQFGFSFKRVVEGYEISKISNSELKKYRKGANYAQISAADSAQGGAVNFKSNAAASGAEANSLASSHAAGNSAASSAENTAVNSDESSAHKNPRGANPISEQDKILNVLGGKSFIAAIALFFGYGVLLSLSPCVYPLIPILSSIIVAKTSSKPSAKKSLAVSLAYILGMASSYAILGAFVAVFGQNLQGLLQTPPALILTSLIFAALAFSMFGFYEIRLPARFQSFLNSKSENAGGLIGVFSMGLISALVVSPCISAPLAGALVYIAGSGDVLLGAAALFALGLGSGALLLVVGLGGALPRPGAWMEAVPKIFGFLLLFTAVWISRTLIGENLSLLIYAVLGAIFAGFLGLFDGGASGIKRALALIIALYSALLLAGFASGARDFSRPLGNLIPQSTRYSSGGLGGESLQAGEIFRVKNLSGAHFSFVHDLAQLRGEIENSKKPVIVDFWASWCKNCEQSERAFADPALAGALDKFSLLKIDLSEDSEQNRAIKTHFNVFGPPTILFFKEGAEIANLRQIGSVNSEKLAEILTEI; translated from the coding sequence TTGATCAGATCACTTATTTTGGCAGCGTTTCTTCTTTTAGGCTTGGGCGCCGAGCCCCTGAAACCCTCCGATGCGTTCAAGCTTAATGCGGCGGCGCAAAGCGATAGCGTAACGCTAAGCTTCGATATCGCGGACGGGGTCTATCTCTATCAAAACGAGATAAAAATTTTCACTGACGGCGCGGAGGTAACGAATTTAATAAATCTGCCCGCCGCGACCGAATATAAGGATTATAAAATTTACGAGGGCAAATTTAGCATCACCGTGCCTTTGGGCCTCGTGCTTGCAAATGCCGCAGACAGCGATGATTTCGTGCTTAATGGTGATTTTTTGGGATGCACTAAAGCGGGCTTTTGCTACCAGCCGCAGCAGTTCGGCTTTAGCTTTAAGCGCGTGGTGGAGGGCTATGAGATCAGCAAAATTTCAAACTCCGAACTGAAAAAATATAGAAAAGGCGCAAATTACGCGCAGATTTCTGCCGCAGACAGCGCACAAGGCGGGGCTGTAAATTTTAAAAGCAATGCCGCAGCTTCGGGCGCAGAGGCAAATTCCTTGGCAAGCTCGCACGCAGCGGGGAATTCCGCGGCAAGCTCGGCTGAAAACACTGCTGTAAATTCCGATGAATCCTCCGCTCACAAAAATCCACGCGGCGCAAATCCCATCTCCGAACAGGATAAAATTTTAAACGTTCTTGGCGGCAAAAGCTTCATCGCGGCGATCGCGCTGTTTTTTGGTTACGGCGTGTTGCTTTCGCTAAGCCCTTGCGTCTATCCGCTCATCCCGATCCTCTCGTCGATCATCGTGGCGAAAACTTCCTCGAAGCCGAGCGCGAAAAAAAGCCTCGCCGTAAGCCTTGCGTATATTCTCGGGATGGCGAGCTCGTATGCGATTTTAGGAGCTTTCGTGGCGGTTTTCGGGCAAAATTTACAGGGCCTGCTGCAAACTCCGCCCGCACTGATCCTAACCTCGCTGATATTCGCTGCGCTCGCGTTTTCTATGTTTGGATTTTATGAGATCCGCTTGCCTGCGCGCTTTCAGAGCTTTTTAAATAGCAAAAGCGAAAATGCTGGCGGCCTGATCGGAGTTTTTTCGATGGGGCTTATCTCGGCGCTCGTCGTATCGCCGTGCATCTCCGCTCCGCTTGCAGGCGCGCTCGTTTACATCGCGGGCAGCGGCGACGTTCTGCTGGGTGCGGCGGCTCTTTTTGCGCTTGGGCTCGGAAGCGGCGCACTGCTGCTTGTGGTGGGGCTCGGCGGCGCATTGCCTAGGCCGGGAGCTTGGATGGAGGCGGTGCCTAAAATTTTTGGCTTTTTGCTGCTTTTTACGGCTGTGTGGATTTCGCGCACGCTCATCGGCGAAAATTTAAGCCTGCTGATTTATGCGGTTTTGGGCGCGATTTTCGCAGGATTTTTGGGGCTGTTTGACGGCGGCGCGAGCGGGATAAAGCGCGCTTTGGCCCTTATAATCGCGCTATATTCGGCGCTGCTACTCGCGGGCTTTGCCAGCGGCGCGAGAGATTTTTCCAGACCGCTTGGTAATCTAATCCCGCAAAGCACGAGATATTCCAGCGGCGGTTTGGGCGGCGAGAGCTTGCAAGCGGGCGAAATTTTTCGCGTTAAAAATTTAAGCGGCGCACATTTTTCGTTTGTGCACGATCTGGCGCAGCTGCGCGGCGAAATAGAAAATTCCAAAAAGCCCGTGATAGTGGATTTTTGGGCTAGCTGGTGTAAAAATTGCGAGCAGAGCGAGCGAGCGTTCGCAGATCCCGCTCTTGCTGGCGCTCTTGATAAATTTAGCCTTTTAAAGATCGATCTTAGCGAAGATAGCGAGCAAAATAGGGCGATAAAAACGCATTTTAACGTATTCGGCCCGCCTACGATTCTGTTTTTTAAAGAGGGCGCCGAGATTGCGAACCTGCGCCAGATCGGCAGCGTAAATTCCGAAAAGCTGGCCGAAATTTTAACCGAAATTTAG
- the lptC gene encoding LPS export ABC transporter periplasmic protein LptC: protein MVIKIFYVAIAIFCVAMVFLSVQTPYFSDMFRQDLSIANMEMKKIVDYQIGERVDAKFTADSGTRYKDRDEFVNFKAEEISADLNHTLVSKTATRAGELIKFNGDAHYVNSRGFDYTAQEIIYDTSSKIVRSDVPYVLRQGGDRITGASISYDTKTKQTNSKGIHAWYLIKDQNSTN from the coding sequence ATGGTGATAAAAATTTTCTACGTCGCGATTGCGATCTTTTGCGTCGCGATGGTGTTTCTAAGCGTGCAGACGCCGTATTTTAGCGATATGTTTAGACAGGATCTAAGCATTGCGAATATGGAGATGAAAAAGATCGTCGATTATCAGATCGGCGAGCGCGTGGATGCTAAATTTACCGCGGACAGCGGCACTCGCTATAAGGATCGCGACGAGTTTGTAAATTTTAAAGCCGAGGAGATTAGCGCGGATCTGAATCACACTTTGGTTTCAAAGACCGCGACGCGCGCAGGCGAGCTGATAAAATTTAACGGCGACGCGCATTACGTAAATAGCAGAGGCTTTGATTACACGGCGCAGGAGATCATCTACGATACGAGCAGCAAGATCGTCCGCTCCGACGTGCCGTACGTGCTGCGCCAAGGCGGCGACCGCATCACGGGCGCAAGTATCAGCTACGACACCAAAACCAAACAAACAAACTCAAAAGGAATCCACGCATGGTATTTAATAAAAGATCAAAATTCCACAAACTAA
- a CDS encoding helix-turn-helix transcriptional regulator, giving the protein MLETSDIFNILHNAVEAKNNGKKISHAAMAQRLGVSMRTYQDWRLGTTKPQAATAICQMLCELDSDDAAFVLHKIKKLIGE; this is encoded by the coding sequence ATGTTAGAAACGAGCGATATATTCAACATTTTGCACAATGCCGTCGAAGCCAAAAATAACGGTAAAAAGATCTCGCACGCCGCGATGGCGCAGAGGTTAGGCGTGTCGATGCGGACGTATCAGGACTGGCGCTTGGGCACGACCAAACCGCAAGCCGCGACCGCGATATGCCAGATGTTGTGCGAGCTCGATAGCGACGACGCTGCGTTTGTGCTGCATAAGATAAAAAAACTTATAGGAGAGTAG
- a CDS encoding GNAT family N-acetyltransferase: protein MIRLKKARLCDILRMQELVKEEVQNGVILPLESDEIAAHIRSYVLAFGCDSKADTSFDSKENLSFDSKKNSDLNLARNSDLNLARNSDSNLARNADLNLIQSSAENFAEITSENSAEDAAGNFAPQLATPQNSAAQAVSGASCAQAGKEQILRSGYTQEAGIYRTEHSQPHESQCLKEAEILAGFASLKIFNADLAEVRSLIVAPQFRRRGIARAIVNELLDEARFYGLKSVFTLTYQKEFFERLGFTEIPKDELPAQKIWADCIKCKKFPVCNEIALIYTL, encoded by the coding sequence ATGATACGGCTAAAAAAGGCGCGCCTTTGCGACATTTTGCGTATGCAGGAGCTCGTAAAAGAGGAGGTTCAAAACGGCGTAATCTTGCCGCTTGAAAGCGATGAGATCGCTGCTCATATTCGCTCATACGTGCTGGCGTTCGGCTGCGATTCTAAGGCGGATACGAGCTTTGATTCCAAGGAAAATTTGAGTTTCGATTCTAAAAAAAATTCCGATTTAAATTTAGCCAGGAATTCCGATTTAAATTTAGCACGCAATTCGGATTCAAATTTAGCGCGCAATGCCGATTTAAATTTAATCCAAAGCTCCGCAGAAAATTTTGCCGAAATTACTTCTGAAAATTCCGCCGAAGATGCCGCGGGTAATTTTGCGCCGCAACTAGCTACGCCGCAAAATAGCGCAGCGCAAGCCGTATCCGGGGCAAGCTGCGCACAAGCGGGAAAAGAGCAAATTTTACGGAGCGGATATACGCAAGAAGCGGGCATCTATAGAACCGAACATTCGCAGCCCCACGAATCCCAGTGCTTAAAAGAAGCCGAAATTTTAGCGGGCTTTGCTTCGCTTAAAATTTTTAACGCAGATCTTGCCGAGGTGCGCTCGCTCATCGTCGCTCCGCAGTTTCGCAGGCGGGGCATTGCCAGAGCTATCGTAAATGAGCTGCTAGACGAGGCGAGATTTTACGGGCTAAAAAGCGTATTTACGCTCACCTATCAAAAGGAATTTTTCGAGCGGCTGGGGTTTACCGAAATCCCAAAGGATGAGCTGCCCGCGCAAAAAATTTGGGCCGATTGTATTAAATGCAAAAAGTTTCCGGTATGCAACGAAATCGCACTTATCTATACCTTATAG
- the cas2 gene encoding CRISPR-associated endonuclease Cas2 → MYAILFYDISSSDEKEKNNAARVRKAVEKFLPRVQFSVFEGEIRASDLKKLMAILQKECASKLDSVVIYTFNSLKYSQRLVIGRDKNEAIFS, encoded by the coding sequence ATGTACGCTATTTTATTTTACGATATTTCAAGCAGCGACGAAAAGGAGAAAAATAACGCCGCGCGCGTCCGAAAGGCGGTCGAGAAGTTTCTGCCTCGCGTGCAATTCAGCGTTTTTGAGGGTGAAATCAGAGCGAGTGATCTTAAAAAATTAATGGCGATTTTGCAAAAAGAATGCGCCAGCAAGCTTGATTCGGTAGTAATTTATACTTTTAATTCGCTCAAATATTCACAGCGTCTCGTCATCGGACGCGATAAAAACGAAGCGATTTTCAGCTAA
- the hisB gene encoding imidazoleglycerol-phosphate dehydratase HisB yields the protein MISKNRATKETKIELELELYGRGAAQIQTGIGFFDHMLGAFAKHAWIDLNLRCEGDLQVDFHHSVEDCGIVLGSAIKEAIYPAQNIERFGDSVLVMDEAAVSAALDFSNRAFLVFDCPSLKRGKIGEFDAELVEEFFRALAFNANFTLHISQIRGENLHHVAEAAFKALAVAFRRAISINERAGVPSTKGVL from the coding sequence ATGATAAGCAAAAATAGGGCTACGAAAGAGACTAAAATCGAGCTTGAGCTTGAGCTTTACGGGCGCGGCGCAGCGCAGATACAAACTGGCATCGGTTTTTTCGATCATATGCTTGGCGCGTTTGCCAAGCACGCGTGGATCGATCTGAACCTACGCTGTGAGGGCGATTTGCAGGTCGATTTTCACCACAGCGTCGAAGACTGCGGCATAGTGCTCGGAAGCGCGATCAAAGAGGCGATCTATCCCGCGCAAAATATCGAGCGCTTCGGCGATAGCGTCCTCGTGATGGACGAGGCGGCGGTTTCTGCAGCGCTTGATTTTTCCAACCGCGCGTTTTTGGTATTTGATTGCCCGAGCCTGAAGCGCGGCAAGATCGGCGAATTCGACGCCGAGCTCGTGGAGGAATTTTTCCGCGCTTTGGCTTTCAACGCAAATTTCACGCTTCATATAAGCCAGATTCGAGGCGAAAATCTGCATCACGTCGCAGAAGCCGCGTTTAAGGCGCTCGCCGTCGCATTTCGTCGCGCGATAAGTATCAACGAGCGCGCTGGCGTGCCTAGCACTAAGGGCGTTTTATAG
- a CDS encoding HAD family hydrolase, protein MIKIIFLDVDGCLSDGGLYHSNGGEEMKKFNVKDGFGIQEWQRLGLKVAIITGKSSQIVANRARELKIDTLFQGEKDKLSRAEQILKNFNLSFDEAAAIGDDINDAKLLNAVAISFKPADALSSLKADVALSKNGGCGAVREMIEILVDKNGMREEWNSKWL, encoded by the coding sequence GTGATAAAGATCATATTTTTAGACGTAGACGGCTGCCTTAGCGACGGCGGGCTGTACCATTCAAACGGCGGCGAAGAGATGAAGAAATTTAACGTAAAAGACGGGTTTGGCATCCAGGAGTGGCAACGGCTGGGGCTAAAGGTCGCGATCATCACCGGCAAAAGCTCGCAAATCGTCGCAAACCGCGCGCGCGAGCTAAAGATCGATACGCTCTTTCAAGGCGAAAAAGATAAGCTCTCAAGGGCGGAGCAAATTTTAAAAAATTTTAACCTAAGCTTCGATGAGGCCGCTGCAATCGGCGATGATATAAACGACGCGAAGCTTTTAAATGCGGTCGCGATCAGCTTCAAGCCCGCCGATGCGCTAAGCTCGCTAAAAGCGGACGTCGCGCTAAGCAAAAACGGCGGCTGCGGCGCAGTGCGCGAGATGATCGAAATACTCGTCGATAAAAACGGCATGCGCGAAGAGTGGAATAGTAAATGGCTGTAG
- a CDS encoding Dna2/Cas4 domain-containing protein, translating to MFCKDQITGTLVNYYITCKREAWLYGHNIHANQEDENMLMGKALADIKENGLQEFAFSNLKFDKLSKQRGHYLITEYKKSLKNPEAGKMQLLFYIYLLKIGLNLKEVKGKLISGKTVIAIEDNAENFTKIEIILNDIVALVNEPKPPKFRPQKICESCAYCDYCI from the coding sequence ATGTTTTGCAAGGACCAAATCACCGGCACGCTTGTGAATTATTACATCACCTGTAAGCGTGAGGCGTGGCTTTACGGACACAATATTCACGCCAATCAGGAGGATGAAAACATGCTGATGGGCAAGGCGCTAGCGGATATCAAAGAGAACGGTTTGCAGGAATTCGCATTTTCAAATTTGAAATTTGACAAGCTTTCCAAGCAGCGCGGACATTATCTCATCACCGAATATAAAAAGAGCCTAAAAAATCCAGAAGCAGGCAAGATGCAGCTACTTTTTTATATCTATCTTTTAAAAATAGGCTTAAATTTAAAAGAGGTGAAAGGCAAATTAATTAGCGGCAAAACCGTCATAGCCATTGAGGATAACGCCGAAAATTTTACTAAAATCGAAATAATTCTAAACGACATTGTCGCCCTTGTGAACGAGCCAAAGCCGCCTAAATTTAGACCGCAAAAGATTTGCGAGAGTTGCGCTTATTGTGATTATTGCATTTAG